In Thermosinus carboxydivorans Nor1, a genomic segment contains:
- a CDS encoding adenosylcobalamin-dependent ribonucleoside-diphosphate reductase, whose protein sequence is MLSGEAMAVLKARYLREGETPEKMFWRVAEYVAEAEALYGGDRQAACQEYYAIMAGLEFLPNSPALMNAGRKQAQMAACFVLPVDDSLGDIFDTLKHAALIHQSGGGTGFSFSRLRPKGDRIAGTNGKASGPVSFLHVYDAATEVVRQGAVRRGANMAVLRVDHPDIEEFITAKRDRTVLNNFNLSVGITDAFMVAVAQDRSFALVHPRTGRTVRQVSARRLFDLMAAMAWENGEPGLFFLDTVNRANPTPHLGNFEAPNPCSEQPLLPYESCVLGSVNLAKMVAADGQHLDYDRLSVVVRRAVRFLDNIIDRNWYPLPAVAEATLRTRKIGLGIMGLADLFIMLDIPYGSKQAVLLTADIMRFITAEARRESARLAAERGPFPAYPGSIYESSIGPVRNATVTTIAPTGTISIIANCSSGIEPLFALAFSRHVLGGQVLASINPTVLAYLDKRGLLTTDVEKTIKHQGSVRNTGLPYHVKQVLATAHEIRPIWHVAQLAAAQRYTDNAVSKTVNLPHKAMPHDVARIFSLAYRSGCKGVTVYRDGSRDQQVLVQGVAANCSLCQE, encoded by the coding sequence GTGCTGTCCGGCGAAGCGATGGCCGTACTTAAAGCCCGATATCTACGGGAAGGAGAAACGCCGGAAAAAATGTTTTGGCGGGTAGCCGAGTATGTCGCCGAAGCGGAAGCCTTGTATGGCGGGGATAGACAGGCGGCTTGTCAGGAATATTACGCCATAATGGCCGGACTTGAGTTTTTGCCTAACTCGCCGGCGCTTATGAACGCCGGGCGCAAGCAGGCGCAAATGGCTGCTTGTTTTGTCCTGCCGGTTGATGATTCGCTGGGCGATATCTTTGATACTTTAAAGCACGCCGCATTGATCCATCAGAGCGGCGGTGGCACCGGTTTTTCTTTTTCGCGTCTCCGCCCCAAGGGCGACCGAATTGCCGGCACAAATGGCAAGGCAAGCGGTCCGGTTTCATTTCTGCATGTGTATGATGCCGCCACCGAGGTAGTGCGGCAGGGCGCCGTACGGCGGGGAGCCAATATGGCGGTGCTGCGGGTTGACCATCCTGATATTGAGGAGTTCATTACCGCCAAACGGGATCGTACTGTGTTAAATAATTTCAACCTTTCGGTGGGTATTACGGATGCATTTATGGTAGCGGTAGCGCAGGATCGTTCCTTTGCCCTCGTGCATCCCCGCACCGGCCGTACCGTCCGCCAAGTTTCGGCGCGGCGCCTATTCGATCTGATGGCGGCAATGGCCTGGGAAAATGGTGAGCCGGGCCTGTTTTTCCTGGACACCGTTAATCGGGCTAACCCAACACCGCATTTAGGCAATTTTGAGGCGCCCAACCCTTGCTCCGAGCAGCCTCTGCTGCCTTATGAGTCTTGTGTTTTAGGTTCGGTTAACCTCGCCAAGATGGTGGCGGCCGACGGGCAGCACCTTGATTATGACCGGCTGAGCGTTGTCGTTCGTCGGGCAGTCCGGTTTTTGGATAATATTATTGACCGGAATTGGTATCCTTTGCCGGCTGTGGCGGAAGCAACGCTGCGTACCCGGAAAATTGGCTTAGGAATCATGGGGCTGGCCGACCTTTTCATCATGCTTGACATTCCTTACGGTAGTAAACAAGCGGTGCTGCTGACGGCGGATATCATGCGGTTTATTACCGCCGAAGCCCGCCGGGAGTCAGCAAGATTGGCAGCGGAGCGGGGTCCTTTTCCTGCCTATCCTGGCAGTATTTATGAGAGCAGCATAGGGCCTGTCCGCAATGCCACTGTTACTACTATTGCCCCGACGGGGACGATCAGTATCATTGCTAACTGTTCGAGCGGCATTGAGCCGTTGTTTGCCCTTGCCTTTTCCCGACATGTGCTTGGCGGGCAAGTGCTAGCAAGCATTAATCCGACCGTGCTTGCCTACCTGGATAAACGCGGCCTGTTGACAACTGACGTTGAAAAAACAATCAAGCATCAGGGAAGCGTAAGGAATACTGGACTGCCTTATCATGTCAAACAAGTGCTTGCCACCGCTCATGAAATCCGTCCCATATGGCATGTGGCCCAATTGGCCGCCGCCCAGCGATATACTGATAACGCCGTGTCAAAAACGGTTAACCTGCCGCATAAGGCCATGCCGCACGATGTGGCACGCATTTTTTCTCTGGCATATCGCAGTGGCTGCAAAGGTGTCACCGTATACCGCGATGGCAGCCGTGATCAGCAAGTGCTGGTGCAGGGAGTTGCGGCAAATTGCTCCCTTTGTCAGGAGTGA
- the sepF gene encoding cell division protein SepF: MAQGLIERLTNFLMPVEEVPQDAPTSAAERRAHLRLHKLANLKIIAASPQTFDDIRFYADYLQANYAVIINMEKVDAKVRQRITDFLNGVAYVTGSSAERVSDEIILYVPPFVEVVKELYAYTIPTYVKRPFEGKQ; the protein is encoded by the coding sequence ATGGCTCAGGGATTAATCGAAAGATTGACCAATTTTCTTATGCCGGTAGAGGAAGTTCCGCAGGATGCACCGACTTCGGCGGCTGAACGGCGGGCTCACTTGCGCCTGCATAAGCTGGCTAATTTGAAGATTATCGCCGCTTCACCCCAGACTTTTGATGATATTCGCTTTTATGCTGATTATTTACAAGCCAATTATGCCGTAATCATTAATATGGAGAAGGTGGATGCAAAAGTTCGCCAACGTATTACTGATTTTTTAAACGGGGTCGCATATGTCACCGGCAGCAGCGCCGAGCGGGTGTCAGACGAGATAATCCTCTATGTACCGCCTTTTGTCGAAGTAGTTAAAGAACTATACGCTTATACCATTCCCACCTATGTTAAACGGCCTTTTGAAGGAAAACAGTAG
- a CDS encoding MFS transporter, with the protein MKMTNYRWVVGLFGMFIAFVSYMDRVNLSVTTPMIMQEFGFSKMDMGMMQTAFFLAYASCQIPGGMLAEYFGPRIVTSLAVGWWSFFTALTGLCNSFATFVAARFVFGLGEGPIFPSLNTANQKWFPTTERSKAAAMMSAGAYIGPIFGPAIVVAIMMAWGWRAVFYIFGLAGILIAVCYYYLVTDRPNESRFVNRAELEHIMEGTEVTTEKKEVAPWSTFLTSSQFWAIAGQFFVTDYITYVFLAWLPVYLMEARGFSLQQMGFAASLPWIAMTIGVLGTGYLSDRMLKAGMTKNKVRTLFGISGLVVCCVALNAAAYTTDKWITVMWLTLAHGGLGLVFAASWASTIDLGGKFTGTVSGWMNFWGNIGGVAAPVTAAWIATNYGWGVVLISTSALAVVGAVLWLMVKPDQQLKVPERASAGATL; encoded by the coding sequence ATGAAAATGACAAATTATCGTTGGGTGGTTGGATTATTCGGAATGTTCATAGCCTTTGTATCATATATGGACCGGGTCAATTTATCAGTAACCACTCCCATGATCATGCAAGAATTCGGTTTTAGTAAAATGGACATGGGAATGATGCAAACGGCATTCTTTCTCGCTTACGCATCTTGCCAGATTCCAGGAGGGATGCTGGCCGAATACTTTGGTCCGCGTATTGTCACTTCGCTGGCAGTAGGCTGGTGGTCGTTTTTCACCGCACTGACAGGTTTGTGTAATAGTTTCGCAACGTTTGTCGCCGCGCGCTTTGTTTTTGGTCTTGGGGAAGGTCCCATATTTCCTTCACTTAACACGGCAAACCAAAAATGGTTTCCGACTACCGAGCGAAGTAAAGCAGCTGCGATGATGTCCGCCGGTGCTTATATAGGGCCGATTTTTGGTCCGGCGATCGTTGTTGCTATTATGATGGCGTGGGGTTGGCGCGCAGTATTCTATATTTTTGGCTTGGCAGGAATACTGATTGCAGTTTGCTATTATTATCTTGTCACAGACCGTCCCAACGAAAGCCGGTTTGTTAATCGTGCAGAACTAGAGCATATTATGGAAGGTACAGAGGTAACTACTGAGAAGAAAGAGGTGGCTCCTTGGAGCACTTTTCTTACTTCTTCACAATTTTGGGCGATTGCGGGGCAATTTTTTGTCACCGATTACATCACCTACGTATTTTTGGCTTGGTTGCCAGTATACCTCATGGAAGCCCGTGGCTTTTCGTTACAGCAAATGGGGTTTGCAGCCTCTCTGCCATGGATAGCCATGACTATAGGTGTCCTTGGTACCGGTTATCTTTCTGACCGGATGCTAAAGGCAGGGATGACAAAAAATAAGGTTCGTACATTATTTGGCATATCGGGACTGGTTGTTTGTTGCGTTGCCTTAAATGCAGCAGCATATACGACCGATAAATGGATTACAGTAATGTGGTTGACTTTGGCACATGGTGGGCTAGGCCTGGTATTCGCCGCTTCATGGGCTTCCACAATTGATCTAGGGGGCAAATTTACCGGTACTGTTAGTGGTTGGATGAATTTCTGGGGTAATATTGGCGGTGTTGCGGCGCCTGTTACCGCAGCCTGGATTGCGACAAATTACGGTTGGGGTGTCGTATTAATATCTACATCGGCCTTGGCGGTAGTAGGAGCTGTGCTCTGGTTAATGGTTAAACCGGATCAGCAACTGAAAGTACCCGAAAGAGCAAGCGCTGGAGCAACTTTATAA
- a CDS encoding YdcF family protein, with translation MLQSKQLRKYLLFLVLILFLAVEVPIIAVGQLAKPEPGDVIIVLGAKLIGHEPSTMLRLRLDEAAKLYQAGYAPFIIVSGAQGCDEVISEAAAMRNYLIAHGVPADRILLEDKSFNTQQNLANSLAIMREHGLQRAIIVSNASHIRRALVIAHNLGMEASGAPAPMANNAYLTTKQYVREGAAMLALVFKQP, from the coding sequence ATGCTCCAAAGCAAACAATTGCGCAAGTATTTGCTCTTTCTTGTCCTGATATTGTTCCTGGCAGTAGAGGTACCCATTATTGCCGTCGGCCAACTTGCCAAACCAGAGCCGGGCGATGTCATAATTGTTCTTGGCGCCAAACTCATCGGCCACGAGCCCAGCACCATGCTTCGCTTGCGCCTGGATGAGGCCGCGAAGCTCTATCAGGCCGGGTACGCTCCTTTCATTATTGTCAGCGGTGCCCAAGGCTGCGATGAAGTAATAAGCGAAGCAGCTGCCATGCGTAACTACCTAATCGCGCATGGTGTACCTGCCGACCGCATTTTATTGGAAGACAAGTCGTTCAATACCCAACAGAATCTCGCCAATTCACTAGCCATCATGCGCGAACATGGCCTGCAGCGAGCGATTATCGTATCCAATGCTTCACATATCCGCCGCGCCCTGGTCATCGCCCATAATCTGGGCATGGAAGCCAGCGGCGCGCCGGCTCCCATGGCTAACAATGCTTATCTGACGACGAAACAATATGTGCGCGAAGGCGCGGCGATGTTGGCATTGGTTTTTAAACAACCATAA
- a CDS encoding DNA polymerase III subunit alpha, which produces MSFVHLHVHTEYSLLDGASRIKHLVCRAKELGMPALAITDHGNMYGVIDFYKQARAAGIKPIIGCEVYVAPRSRWEKTAVEGEAYYHLVLLAETDQGYRNLIELVSRANSEGFYYKPRVDKELLRTYSTGLICLSGCIAGEIPALLLKGDFEGAEALAHEYRDIFGPRNFFLELQDHNLPEQKQVNAQLALLADKLGLGLVATNDIHYVDKGDAECHDVLLCIQTGKTVDDSGRMRFPNNEFYLKSPAEMAALFGWRPDAITNTLVIAERCQVSIEFGKLHLPEFPVPAGLTADEYLRRLCFERLPRRYPTGTAQATERLEYELAVIQKMGYSSYFLIVWDFVNFARSRDIPVGPGRGSAAGSIVSYLLGITNIDPLKYGLLFERFLNPERVTMPDIDIDFCYERRGQIIDYVAKRYGADHVAQIITFGTMAARAAVRDVGRALNLPYGEVDRIAKLIPTELGTTLQRALEVSTELRELYETDDKVRKLLDLAMAVEGLPRHASTHAAGLVIAKEKLTQYVPLQNSTEGFVTTQYDKDRVEEIGLLKMDLLGLRTLTVIGDTLELVRKSRGIRLDIDAIPLDDAKTCQLLANGETLGVFQMESAGMTNLVKELKPERFDDLIPLVALYRPGPLGSGMVADFIAGRHGKKEVQYPHPLLEPILKETFGVILYQEQVMQIASVMAGFTLGQADLLRRAMGKKKHEVLEAQRDNFMRGAAERGIDSATAANIFELMAHFADYGFNKSHSAAYALVAYQTAYLKAHYPQEFMAALLTSVMGANEKVGLYIEECRRLGIPVLPPDINASRENFTVDGQAIRFGLAGVKNVGDAAIANIIAARDSGGKFTSLVDFCTRVDMRTVNKRVIESLIKCGAFDSLGWRRSQLLAILDQAVEAAASRQRDLASGQMGLFSDETVNSADDIVPPPLEELPKEQLLAMEKEMTGFYVTGHPLDKYRDQLNNYTKIDELMQYADGQTVCIAGLIAGAKRITTKGGEMMCFATLEDFTNQVEVVIFPRVFEKYGKLLYPDAPISVIGRVAHNEEGVKVLAEAIASLAAAPREVRIKILKRQETSRTLELLKEVFRKHPGSTTVYLHLVDSRRVIRTERQFWIEPSPAAIEALENLLGKGSVMVV; this is translated from the coding sequence ATGAGTTTTGTTCACCTGCATGTACATACAGAATATAGTCTGTTGGACGGCGCCAGTCGGATTAAGCATCTTGTTTGCCGGGCCAAAGAGCTGGGTATGCCAGCGTTAGCTATCACCGATCACGGCAATATGTACGGCGTTATTGATTTTTATAAACAAGCTCGGGCTGCAGGGATAAAGCCGATTATCGGCTGTGAAGTCTATGTTGCGCCCCGGTCCCGGTGGGAAAAAACCGCCGTCGAGGGTGAAGCATATTATCACCTTGTCCTGCTTGCCGAAACCGATCAGGGTTACCGTAATCTCATCGAACTGGTTTCACGGGCCAATAGCGAGGGATTTTACTACAAACCCCGCGTCGACAAGGAACTATTGCGTACTTATAGCACAGGGCTAATTTGTTTAAGCGGCTGTATTGCCGGAGAGATTCCCGCTCTTCTTCTTAAGGGCGATTTTGAGGGGGCCGAGGCGCTAGCTCATGAATACCGGGATATTTTTGGCCCGCGTAACTTTTTCCTGGAGCTTCAAGATCATAATCTGCCCGAGCAAAAACAGGTCAATGCCCAGCTGGCGCTTTTGGCGGATAAGCTGGGGCTAGGCCTGGTAGCCACTAATGACATTCACTATGTAGATAAAGGCGATGCTGAATGTCATGATGTTTTGCTTTGTATCCAGACCGGGAAAACAGTGGACGATTCCGGCCGAATGCGGTTTCCCAACAATGAATTTTATCTCAAAAGTCCGGCCGAAATGGCCGCGCTGTTTGGCTGGCGACCTGACGCCATTACCAATACGCTCGTCATTGCGGAGCGCTGTCAGGTTAGTATTGAATTTGGCAAGCTCCATCTGCCGGAGTTTCCCGTACCGGCCGGGCTGACGGCCGACGAATATCTGCGCCGGTTGTGCTTCGAACGGTTGCCCCGGCGCTATCCGACAGGAACGGCACAAGCAACGGAGCGGCTGGAATACGAGTTAGCGGTTATTCAAAAAATGGGTTATTCCAGCTACTTTCTAATTGTCTGGGACTTTGTCAACTTCGCCCGTAGCCGGGATATTCCGGTAGGGCCGGGGCGGGGCTCGGCGGCCGGCAGCATCGTATCCTATTTGCTGGGTATTACCAATATCGACCCTTTAAAGTATGGACTGTTATTTGAGCGGTTTTTAAACCCCGAGCGGGTAACGATGCCTGATATTGATATTGATTTTTGCTACGAGCGGCGGGGGCAAATTATTGATTATGTGGCGAAACGCTATGGCGCCGATCATGTGGCCCAAATTATTACTTTTGGTACCATGGCGGCGAGGGCTGCCGTGCGTGATGTCGGGCGGGCGCTTAATCTTCCTTACGGAGAAGTGGATCGTATTGCCAAATTGATACCGACTGAGCTGGGGACAACCTTACAGCGGGCGTTGGAAGTCAGCACTGAACTGAGGGAACTTTATGAAACCGACGACAAAGTGCGCAAACTTCTAGATCTCGCCATGGCCGTGGAAGGCCTGCCGCGCCACGCCTCCACTCATGCCGCAGGATTAGTTATTGCTAAGGAAAAGCTCACGCAGTATGTACCGCTGCAAAATTCCACCGAAGGTTTTGTCACAACCCAGTATGACAAAGACCGGGTGGAGGAAATCGGTCTATTAAAAATGGATTTGCTTGGCCTTCGCACTTTGACGGTTATTGGCGATACGCTTGAACTGGTGCGGAAAAGTCGGGGCATCCGCTTGGATATTGACGCCATCCCCCTAGATGATGCGAAAACCTGCCAACTCCTCGCTAATGGTGAGACGCTGGGCGTTTTTCAGATGGAGTCGGCCGGAATGACTAACCTGGTAAAAGAGTTAAAGCCGGAACGGTTTGACGACTTAATTCCATTGGTGGCCTTGTACCGGCCTGGTCCGCTTGGCAGCGGCATGGTGGCCGATTTTATCGCCGGCCGGCACGGGAAAAAAGAAGTTCAATACCCTCATCCGCTGCTGGAACCTATCCTTAAGGAAACGTTTGGCGTTATCCTTTATCAGGAGCAGGTTATGCAGATCGCTTCCGTTATGGCCGGCTTTACGCTTGGACAGGCTGACCTCTTGCGCCGGGCCATGGGGAAAAAGAAGCATGAGGTACTGGAAGCGCAGCGGGACAATTTTATGCGCGGCGCGGCCGAACGGGGCATTGACAGCGCTACGGCCGCTAATATCTTTGAGCTCATGGCTCATTTTGCTGATTACGGTTTTAATAAATCGCACAGCGCTGCGTATGCGCTGGTTGCTTATCAAACGGCATACCTGAAAGCCCATTACCCCCAAGAATTCATGGCCGCACTATTGACCAGTGTCATGGGGGCCAACGAGAAGGTAGGATTATATATTGAAGAATGCCGGCGGCTGGGTATTCCTGTCTTGCCACCTGACATTAACGCCAGCCGGGAAAACTTTACCGTGGATGGCCAGGCCATCCGCTTCGGGCTTGCCGGCGTAAAAAACGTTGGCGATGCGGCTATTGCCAACATTATTGCCGCCCGTGACAGCGGCGGCAAATTTACTTCTCTTGTTGACTTTTGTACTCGCGTGGACATGCGGACCGTGAACAAGCGAGTCATTGAAAGTCTAATAAAATGCGGTGCCTTTGACTCGCTGGGCTGGCGGCGGTCCCAATTGTTGGCTATTTTGGACCAGGCCGTAGAAGCAGCCGCCAGTCGGCAGCGAGACCTTGCTTCCGGTCAAATGGGGTTATTTAGCGACGAAACCGTTAATTCGGCCGATGACATTGTTCCGCCGCCGCTGGAAGAGTTGCCTAAGGAACAATTGCTGGCCATGGAAAAAGAAATGACCGGTTTTTATGTAACCGGTCATCCGCTGGATAAATATCGTGATCAATTAAACAACTATACAAAAATCGATGAGCTTATGCAGTATGCGGACGGGCAGACAGTTTGCATTGCCGGTCTCATCGCCGGCGCCAAGCGCATCACTACCAAAGGGGGCGAGATGATGTGTTTCGCTACCTTGGAGGATTTCACCAATCAGGTGGAAGTGGTTATATTCCCGCGCGTTTTCGAAAAGTACGGCAAACTGTTGTACCCGGACGCGCCGATAAGTGTGATTGGCCGGGTTGCCCATAACGAAGAAGGCGTCAAGGTGCTGGCCGAAGCTATTGCATCGCTAGCTGCCGCTCCGCGGGAGGTGCGGATTAAGATTCTGAAGCGGCAGGAAACAAGCCGCACCTTAGAGCTTTTAAAGGAAGTCTTTCGCAAACACCCTGGTTCCACAACCGTTTACCTGCATCTCGTAGACAGCCGGCGGGTTATCCGCACCGAGCGGCAATTTTGGATTGAACCGTCGCCGGCAGCGATAGAAGCTCTTGAAAACTTACTGGGCAAAGGTTCGGTTATGGTTGTTTAA
- a CDS encoding nickel pincer cofactor-dependent isomerase, group 22 has protein sequence MMRVLDKMLEGITVPRMFKVKQNFNAAKVDDLVQALHKELNKREILGKIHPGKRIAIGIGSRGLCKIDLLARELVKFIKERGAKPFIIPAMGSHGGATAEGQAEILASLGITEAAVGCPIVSSMDVVQIGNISNGLPVYMDKHAVQEADGIVFIARIKPHTAFRNKSESGFAKMIAIGFGKHRGAATCHSYGYRHMGEHILQIAEVALKNAPILFAVGTVENAYDEIMHVTAVPAERLLEEDQRLLPIAMENIPRILFDKIDVLIVDKIGKEISGEGMDPNVIGRYASPYVASANYPTRIGVLDLTEKSHGNATGIGTADYITRRIFNKIDFEATYANCITAVLPGAAKIPIVMNSDYDLFRAAILTAEVPDLKKVRLVRIADTLHLKTIMISENMIDEAYKNPNLTILTDPLELKFDAKGNLLDLNGSL, from the coding sequence ATGATGAGAGTCCTAGATAAGATGCTGGAAGGCATTACGGTGCCACGCATGTTCAAAGTAAAACAAAACTTCAATGCTGCAAAAGTTGACGATTTGGTGCAAGCATTGCATAAGGAACTAAACAAGCGAGAAATTTTGGGAAAAATCCATCCTGGAAAGCGTATCGCCATAGGAATTGGCAGTCGTGGGCTTTGCAAGATCGACCTTCTGGCAAGAGAACTGGTAAAATTCATCAAGGAACGCGGCGCAAAACCATTTATTATTCCAGCCATGGGAAGTCATGGAGGAGCAACAGCTGAAGGGCAGGCTGAAATACTTGCCAGTCTTGGAATAACTGAGGCCGCGGTAGGTTGTCCAATTGTCTCTAGCATGGACGTTGTTCAGATAGGAAATATTTCAAACGGTTTGCCGGTATATATGGACAAGCACGCAGTACAGGAAGCCGACGGAATCGTGTTCATCGCACGCATCAAGCCGCATACGGCATTTCGGAATAAATCGGAGAGCGGATTTGCGAAAATGATTGCAATTGGTTTCGGCAAACATCGCGGTGCGGCTACTTGTCATTCCTATGGTTATAGGCATATGGGAGAACATATTTTACAGATAGCCGAAGTAGCATTGAAAAATGCGCCGATTCTTTTTGCGGTAGGGACTGTGGAGAACGCATACGATGAAATCATGCATGTTACCGCGGTGCCCGCCGAAAGGTTGCTGGAGGAAGATCAACGATTGCTGCCTATCGCTATGGAAAATATTCCACGAATTCTTTTTGACAAGATAGATGTCCTTATTGTCGACAAGATTGGGAAAGAGATATCCGGTGAGGGAATGGATCCGAATGTGATCGGTCGATACGCGTCTCCATATGTTGCTAGCGCCAATTATCCAACACGGATAGGCGTTCTTGATCTGACCGAAAAAAGTCATGGCAATGCTACGGGGATTGGGACGGCGGATTATATAACCCGAAGAATATTCAACAAAATCGATTTTGAGGCAACTTATGCCAACTGCATTACGGCAGTGTTGCCAGGTGCCGCCAAGATACCTATTGTCATGAATTCAGACTACGACTTGTTCAGGGCAGCTATCCTGACAGCGGAGGTACCCGATCTGAAAAAAGTGCGGTTAGTCCGGATTGCAGATACTTTACATCTAAAGACCATTATGATTTCTGAAAACATGATAGATGAGGCCTACAAGAATCCTAATCTGACTATCTTGACGGATCCTTTAGAGTTAAAGTTTGATGCGAAAGGGAATTTGTTGGACTTGAATGGTTCATTGTAA
- a CDS encoding sigma-54 interaction domain-containing protein, which yields MKVPNAYDSCYRDENLYANFNELITELEAIIDSSYDGIFITDGKANVLRLNAAYERITGIKAAEVVGRNMVDLVREGLYDQSVTLLVLEQRARVTIDQIVKRNNKHILVTGNPVFDKRGGIFRVVTNVRDVTDLNRLQNQLTKTQEETLKYQTELNHLRALHIKDPDIIFRSRAIAAVVELATKVADVDSTVLITGESGTGKELFAKLIHRHGRGDNRPFIKINCGAIPETLLESELFGYDGGAFTGAKREGKPGLFELADGGTLFLDEIGEMPPVLQVKLLRVIQEKAVIRVGGVKQKSVNVRIIAATNRDLAHMVQQGTFREDLYYRLMVVPLHIPPLRERKEDIPLLVKHFLDKFNKKFGFNKVILPDVIDRLTEYSWPGNVRQLENIIERLVVTTPGNEITADMLPQQVNARIPLPKTGTKLKEAVAATEKYLLTETFRQYGNWNKVADVLGIDRTTACRKAVKYGLISKKQIF from the coding sequence ATGAAAGTTCCAAATGCTTACGACAGTTGTTACCGGGATGAAAACCTATACGCAAACTTTAACGAGCTAATAACAGAACTAGAGGCGATTATAGATTCATCATATGACGGTATTTTTATCACCGACGGGAAGGCTAACGTGCTAAGGCTTAACGCCGCCTACGAACGTATTACCGGCATCAAGGCGGCCGAAGTGGTCGGGCGGAATATGGTGGATTTGGTCCGGGAGGGGCTATATGATCAATCTGTAACATTGCTTGTCTTAGAGCAGCGCGCCCGGGTAACGATTGACCAAATTGTGAAACGGAATAATAAGCATATTCTGGTTACCGGCAATCCTGTTTTTGACAAGCGTGGCGGCATTTTCCGGGTAGTTACCAATGTCCGCGACGTTACCGACCTCAACCGGCTACAGAATCAGCTGACCAAAACCCAGGAAGAAACTTTAAAATACCAGACGGAACTTAACCATTTGCGGGCGCTTCATATCAAAGATCCTGATATTATATTCCGCAGCCGTGCGATTGCGGCGGTGGTGGAACTGGCGACCAAGGTGGCGGATGTTGATTCCACCGTTCTTATAACCGGCGAATCGGGGACAGGCAAAGAATTATTTGCTAAACTTATTCACCGGCACGGTCGGGGCGATAATCGACCGTTTATAAAAATTAACTGTGGCGCAATCCCTGAGACGTTGCTGGAATCAGAACTGTTTGGTTATGACGGCGGCGCGTTTACGGGCGCCAAGCGGGAAGGCAAGCCCGGTTTATTTGAGCTGGCTGACGGCGGAACGCTCTTTTTGGATGAAATTGGCGAAATGCCGCCGGTCCTGCAGGTCAAGCTGCTCCGCGTAATTCAGGAAAAAGCTGTCATCAGGGTAGGCGGGGTGAAGCAGAAAAGCGTCAATGTCAGGATTATTGCCGCTACCAACCGCGACCTTGCGCACATGGTTCAGCAGGGGACATTCCGGGAAGATCTTTATTATCGCCTGATGGTGGTACCGCTTCACATTCCGCCGCTGCGCGAGCGCAAAGAAGATATTCCGCTGCTTGTAAAACACTTTCTTGATAAATTTAACAAGAAATTCGGGTTTAATAAGGTCATTTTGCCTGATGTCATCGACCGACTGACGGAATATTCCTGGCCGGGTAATGTGCGCCAGCTGGAAAATATTATTGAACGTTTGGTTGTAACTACACCCGGTAATGAAATAACTGCGGACATGCTGCCGCAGCAGGTCAATGCTCGTATTCCTCTGCCCAAAACAGGGACCAAACTAAAAGAAGCGGTTGCGGCAACTGAAAAATATTTGCTAACCGAAACTTTTCGCCAATACGGCAACTGGAACAAGGTAGCGGATGTATTAGGCATTGACCGTACTACAGCCTGCCGGAAAGCGGTCAAATATGGGCTGATTAGCAAAAAACAGATTTTTTGA